The Altererythrobacter sp. CAU 1644 genome has a window encoding:
- the dut gene encoding dUTP diphosphatase produces the protein MTDRVAVRVTRLPHGEGLDLPRYATGGAAGMDVVSAEDVTLAPGARHAVATGLAMAIPAGYEIQVRPRSGLALKHGITVPNTPGTIDSDYRGELKVIMINHGAEPFPIARGDRVAQLVLAPVTQAAWEEVDSLDETERGAGGFGSTGGHGKL, from the coding sequence ATGACTGACAGGGTTGCCGTAAGAGTAACCCGCCTCCCGCATGGTGAAGGTCTGGACCTGCCGCGCTACGCAACCGGCGGCGCTGCGGGCATGGATGTCGTCTCGGCCGAGGATGTGACGTTGGCGCCCGGCGCTCGCCATGCGGTCGCGACCGGCCTGGCGATGGCGATCCCCGCAGGCTACGAGATCCAGGTGCGGCCGCGTTCGGGCCTCGCGCTCAAACACGGCATCACCGTGCCCAATACGCCGGGCACGATCGACAGCGACTATCGCGGCGAGCTCAAGGTGATCATGATCAACCACGGTGCCGAGCCATTCCCGATCGCGCGCGGCGACCGCGTGGCGCAATTGGTGCTGGCACCGGTCACGCAGGCCGCGTGGGAAGAGGTCGACAGCCTCGACGAAACCGAGCGCGGCGCAGGTGGCTTCGGTTCGACCGGGGGCCACGGCAAGCTCTGA